A single Streptomyces sp. 2114.4 DNA region contains:
- a CDS encoding Lrp/AsnC family transcriptional regulator translates to MEELDRQIVDLLVKDGRMSYTDLGKATGLSTSAVHQRVRRLEQRGVIRGYAAIVDPEAVGLPLTAFISVKPFDPSAPDDIADRLAEVPELEACHSVAGDENYILKVRVATPLELEHLLTRIRTLAGVSTRTTVVLSTPYEARPPRI, encoded by the coding sequence GTGGAGGAGTTGGACCGACAAATCGTGGATCTGCTCGTCAAGGACGGGCGGATGAGCTACACCGACCTGGGCAAGGCCACCGGCCTGTCCACCTCGGCGGTGCACCAGCGGGTGCGCCGCCTGGAGCAGCGCGGTGTCATCCGGGGCTATGCCGCCATCGTGGACCCCGAAGCCGTGGGCCTGCCGCTCACCGCCTTCATCTCGGTCAAACCCTTCGACCCCAGCGCGCCGGACGACATCGCCGACCGCCTGGCCGAGGTCCCCGAGCTGGAGGCCTGCCACAGCGTCGCCGGCGACGAGAACTACATCCTCAAGGTCCGGGTCGCCACCCCGCTGGAGCTGGAGCACCTGCTCACCCGCATCCGGACCCTCGCCGGTGTGTCGACCCGCACCACGGTCGTGCTCTCCACCCCCTACGAGGCCCGGCCGCCGCGCATCTGA